A genomic stretch from Arachis stenosperma cultivar V10309 chromosome 3, arast.V10309.gnm1.PFL2, whole genome shotgun sequence includes:
- the LOC130967232 gene encoding uncharacterized protein LOC130967232 has product MARKNAQEAYQRVQEAKAKSQARSGGASAITSPPSPPPPSKNTGTPSQPLVLSSSSLSRPPPSAQILSDQRRRSTPLSSLGATSKVEELEGRLLIYEKHEKELKEERDKLKNERDHLKEEEGEPKKKKTRGKTTCKEIYARTMEQREEITFDLGQPVGPTDQSVSNLTSFVGTIGRNKRFVSLLYTSWHAVPPKAKKFMWDYVNTKFLLPDSGEKWVIQAIRDAWKRFKGKIKQKHFIPYDNIEDMVKNRPPQSISQRNKQHKENVKFPHRMGPINFGRVRVAMRATKETKEEPKRFEMFIATRTSRKRKEVDEETQMAVEDFQHRQAAGETEEEAFEALFGKEQPGRIRLYGRSVTKTDLKKYVEINEIKNQHKEEVSSLKDKLGHMEAQQQKQEAKQQKQDEEIHGLRNMIKLLLQRSEPGMRPEELEALLQDAQQSPIDANSGHGSTHFPNLDVDNNED; this is encoded by the exons ATGGCAAGGAAGAATGCTCAAGAGGCTTACCAAAGGGTCCAGGAGGCTAAGGCGAAGTCCCAAGCTAGGTCTGGTGGTGCCAGCGCGATCAcctctcctccttctcctcctcctccttctaaAAATACTGGCACTCCCTCTCAACCCCTTGTCCTTTCTTCCTCAAGTTTGTCTCGACCACCCCCTTCTGCCCAAATTCTCTCTgaccagagaagaagaagc actccccTTAGCTCCTTGGGGGCCACCTCAAAagttgaggagttggagggaAGGCTTCTTATTTATGAAAAacatgagaaggagttgaaggaggagagagataagtTGAAGAATGAGAGGGATCACCTTAAGGAGGAGGAGG GAGagccaaagaagaagaaaacccGTGGAAAAACAACTTGCAAGGAGATTTATGCAAGGACTATGGAACAGCGAGAAGAAATCACTTTTGATCTTGGACAGCCCGTAGGACCAACCGACCAAAGTGTTTCTAATTTAACTAGTTTTGTTGGCACTATTGGTAGAAATAAAAGATTCGTTAGTCTTTTGTACACTAGTTGGCATGCTGTTCCTCCTAAAGCTAAGAAGTTCATGTGGGACTATGTTAAC ACCAAGTTTCTCCTCCCAGACAGCGGAGAAAAGTGGGTAATACAAGCGATTCGAGATGCTTGGAAGCGGTTCAAAGGAAAGATCAAGCAAAAGCACTTCATTCCCTATGATAATATTGAAGATATGGTGAAGAATCGACCCCCACAA TCAATAAGTCAAAGGAACAAGCAACACAAGGAAAATGTGAAATTTCCACATCGCATGGGGCCTATCAATTTCGGAAGAGTACGAGTGGCTATG CGAGCaacaaaggaaacaaaggaGGAACCAAAAAGGTTTGAGATGTTCATTGCTACCCGAACAAGTCGGAAGAGGAAAGAAGTGGATGAGGAAACACAAATGGCTGTT GAAGACTTCCAACACCGCCAAGCTGCTGGTGAAACAGAAGAGGAAGCATTTGAGGCCTTATTTGGGAAAGAACAACCAGGTCGGATAAGGTTGTATGGAAGATCCGTGACAAAGactgatttaaaaaaatatgttgaAATTAATGAAATCAAGAATCAGCACAAAGAGGAAGTATCCAGTCTGAAGGATAAACTTGGACACATGGAGGCCCAACAGCAAAAACAAGAGGCCAAACAGCAAAAACAAGACGAAGAGATTCATGGGTTGCGAAATATGATCAAGTTATTACTGCAGCGATCGGAACCTGGAATGAGGCCAGAAGAACTAGAAGCTTTATTACAAGACGCCCAACAATCTCCTATTGATGCGAATAGCGGCCATGGATCAACACATTTTCCGAACTTAGATGTG GATAACAATGAAGATTAA
- the LOC130969975 gene encoding uncharacterized protein LOC130969975, with translation MFVMGRSKISYMVPDSNNINQVLVQNPPSTTTHQCSFPTKLLLLLRRLIHSKEADGGSQSKEEERVCSWLYTLAHSQKYIAFEYVASTERGLSFTEAERRLKENGPNVPLEYSFPRWWHLLWNSLFHPFNMILIVLSAMSFIACDDANGCIMLILVFISVALRFCQEYSSSKAAMKLSELVRCPVKVQRCAGRVVQRELIVQVDHRDIVPGDIVIFEPGDLFPGDVRLLSSKHLVVSQASLTGESWTTEKTADIREDQSTPLLDLKNICFMGTSVVSGTGTGLVVSTGSNTYMSTMFSKVGKRKPPDDFEKGLKWIFYLLISVMLVLVTIMFLTDYLTSLNLSNSILFAISVASALNPQMLPLIVNTCLAKGALAMAKDKCIVKSLTAIREMGSMDILCIDKTGTLTMNRAIMVNHVDSKGMPQEQVLRFAFLNSYFKIEQKYPLDDAILAYVYTNGLKFQPSKWRKLDEIPFDFIRRRVSVILETNERQPQFSGRFMVTKGALLEVMRVCSYIANSDKKEGISIFSSEDYKRILNLSEELSNEGLRVIAVAIKKLGEEASNGIKTSEEGDMIFLGLITFFDPPKASAKEALWRLAEKGVEAKVLTGDSLSLATRVCTEVGIRTCDVITGPELEQLDQESFHETVQRATVLARLTPTQKLRVVQSLQTVGKHVVGFLGDGVNDSLALDAANVSISVDSGVAIAKDMADIILLEKDLNVLVAGVEHGRLTFGNTMKYVKMSVIANLGGVISLLIAILFLKYEPLTSKQLLTQNLLYSVGQIAIPWDKMDGEYVKSPQKWSEKGLPMFILWNGPVCTLCDVAALLFLWFYYNIGADLDEKFFHSAWFIEGLLMQTLIIHLIRTDKIPFIQDIASSPVMCSTLVISAIGIALPFTPIGRIMEFTLLPFSYFGFLLILFLGYFVLGQLVKRLYILLYKRWL, from the exons ATGTTTGTTATGGGCAGATCCAAAATTTCGTACATGGTACCTGATTCCAACAACATAAACCAAGTTCTTGTACAGAATCCTCCTAGTACTACCACCCACCAATGTTCATTCCCAACTAAGCTTCTACTGTTACTGCGCCGCCTCATCCATTCAA AGGAAGCTGATGGGGGTTCACAAAgtaaggaagaagagagagtgtgCTCATGGTTATACACTTTGGCTCACTCTCAGAAATACATTGCCTTCGAGTATGTTGCTTCCACCGAAAGAG GTCTAAGTTTCACTGAAGCAGAGAGGAGGCTAAAGGAAAATGGGCCAAATGTTCCACTTGAGTATTCTTTTCCAAGGTGGTGGCATCTTTTGTGGAATTCTCTTTTCCATCCTTTTAACATGATCCTCATTGTTTTATCTGCAATGTCATTCATTGCTTGTGACGATGCAAATGGATGCATCATGCTTATACTGGTTTTCATTAGTGTTGCCCTTCGTTTCTGTCAG GAATACAGCAGCTCAAAAGCAGCCATGAAACTTTCTGAATTGGTAAGGTGCCCAGTAAAAGTGCAAAGATGCGCTGGTAGAGTTGTGCAGAGAGAGTTAATTGTTCAAGTTGATCACAGGGATATAGTTCCCGGCGACATTGTCATTTTTGAACCTGGTGATCTCTTTCCTGGTGATGTTAGGTTGTTATCTTCAAAGCATCTTGTTGTGAG CCAGGCCTCACTAACTGGGGAATCTTGGACAACTGAGAAAACTGCTGATATCAGAGAAGATCAAAGCACTCCTTTATTAGATTTAAAGAACATCTGCTTCATG GGCACGAGCGTGGTTTCAGGTACTGGAACAGGATTGGTTGTATCGACAGGATCCAATACTTATATGAGCACCATGTTTTCAAAAGTTGGGAAGAGGAAGCCACCAGATGACTTTGAAAAGGGTCTCAAGTGGATATTTTACTTGCTTATTTCAGTTATGCTAGTGCTAGTTACAATTATGTTCTTGACAGATTACCTTACATCACTTAATTTGAGCAACAGCATTCTTTTTGCAATCTCTGTTGCATCTGCCCTCAATCCTCAGATGCTTCCCCTCATTGTGAATACATGTCTAGCCAAAGGAGCACTTGCTATGGCTAAAGACAAGTGTATAGTTAAAAGTTTGACCGCGATTCGCGAGATGGGATCCAT GGATATTCTATGTATTGACAAGACAGGCACACTAACAATGAATCGTGCAATTATGGTTAATCATGTTGACAGCAAAGGGATGCCCCAAGAACAAGTTCTACGCTTTGCATTTCTCAATTCTTACTTCAAGATTGAGCAGAAGTATCCATTGGATGATGCAATTCTTGCATATGTATATACAAATGGACTTAAGTTTCAGCCATCCAAGTGGAGAAAGCTAGATGAGATTCCTTTTGACTTCATAAGAAGAAGAGTATCTGTAATCTTAGAAACAAATGAGAGACAGCCACAGTTCTCTGGCAGGTTCATGGTAACAAAAGGAGCATTGTTAGAAGTCATGAGAGTTTGTTCTTACATTGCGAATTCTGACAAAAAAGAAGGAATCTCGATCTTCTCTTCAGAAGACTATAAGAGAATCTTAAATCTTTCAGAAGAACTAAGCAATGAGGGATTAAGGGTTATAGCAGTAGCTATAAAGAAACTTGGAGAGGAAGCAAGTAATGGAATAAAGACAAGTGAGGAGGGAGACATGATATTCCTTGGCCTAATAACATTTTTCGACCCACCAAAGGCGTCGGCGAAAGAAGCACTGTGGCGTTTGGCAGAAAAAGGAGTTGAAGCAAAGGTTTTAACAGGTGATTCACTGTCATTGGCAACAAGAGTATGCACTGAAGTTGGCATAAGAACCTGTGATGTGATAACAGGGCCAGAGCTAGAGCAACTTGACCAAGAAAGTTTCCATGAGACGGTTCAACGCGCCACGGTGCTAGCACGCCTGACGCCAACTCAGAAACTGAGAGTGGTTCAGTCGTTGCAGACAGTTGGAAAGCATGTGGTTGGATTCTTGGGAGATGGTGTGAATGACTCTCTTGCCCTTGATGCTGCGAATGTTAGCATTTCAGTGGACTCAGGTGTAGCCATAGCCAAAGACATGGCAGATATCATCTTACTTGAGAAGGATCTGAATGTGCTGGTTGCAGGAGTAGAGCACGGTAGACTCACCTTTGGCAACACAATGAAGTATGTGAAAATGTCAGTTATTGCAAACCTGGGAGGCGTGATTTCACTGCTCATAGCAATCTTGTTCCTCAAGTATGAGCCCTTAACCTCTAAACAGCTCCTCACACAGAACTTGCTCTACAGCGTGGGACAAATCGCCATCCCATGGGACAAAATGGACGGAGAGTATGTGAAGAGTCCTCAGAAATGGTCAGAGAAAGGGTTGCCAATGTTCATATTGTGGAATGGGCCAGTTTGCACTCTCTGTGACGTGGCAGCACTCTTATTCCTTTGGTTCTATTACAATATCGGAGCTGATTTGGATGAGAAGTTCTTCCATTCAGCATGGTTCATTGAGGGCCTCCTCATGCAGACTCTCATCATTCACTTGATCAGAACTGACAAAATTCCTTTCATACAGGACATTGCTTCTTCGCCTGTCATGTGCTCCACGCTTGTCATATCTGCAATTGGAATTGCACTTCCATTCACACCTATTGGGAGAATCATGGAATTCACGCTTCTACCCTTCTCCTATTTCGGATTTTTGCTCATTCTTTTTCTTGGATACTTTGTACTTGGCCAGCTCGTTAAGAGACTTTACATATTGCTTTATAAGAGATGGCTTTGA
- the LOC130967515 gene encoding E3 ubiquitin-protein ligase RING1-like — protein sequence MKPHFMPQTLSSLSPLMGFLPRKLVLLQLQHQNEHMIMNTVSHSPSPGPGPGPAPSPSPLQSSLSLPIPIPPKFPFPLIPIRDAGFHVHLLQLGMIIMAGTVGIAMLLCAVSLIRRICCSRRHNRTGGNTPILFHVNGDSAVSGSEFDDDEGALVDHPIWFIRTVGLQQSVIDSITVFVYRKGERLIDGSECSVCLAEFQENDSLRLLPKCSHAFHIPCIDTWLRSHKNCPLCRAPVLHDSGAATAISTEVIVPEADSNGSGENQENGESSSVRNIGDEDDGGEDGETLEKMNRHRDASITQPMRRSVSMDSSSMFRDLNSDDQDDKITNSSSRIYKLASIAFQKRPRSPFSHNRKCSTSTHSRSHSSTLPL from the coding sequence ATGAAGCCACACTTTATGCCTCAAACGTTATCCTCTCTTTCGCCGCTCATGGGTTTTCTTCCCAGAAAACTAGTGCTACTGCAACTGCAACATCAGAATGAGCATATGATTATGAACACAGTATCACATAGCCCTAGCCCAGGCCCAGGCCCAGGCCCAGCACCTTCTCCTTCCCCTCTTCAATCATCACTGTCACTCCCTATCCCCATCCCGCCCAAGTTCCCTTTCCCTTTAATCCCTATCCGTGATGCAGGGTTTCACGTGCATCTTCTTCAACTTGGCATGATTATCATGGCCGGCACCGTTGGAATCGCGATGCTTCTATGTGCCGTCTCCTTGATCCGAAGGATCTGTTGTTCCCGGAGGCATAACCGCACGGGAGGAAACACGCCCATACTGTTCCATGTTAATGGAGATTCTGCTGTTTCAGGTTCGGAGTTCGATGACGATGAGGGAGCCTTGGTTGATCACCCTATATGGTTCATCCGCACCGTGGGGTTGCAGCAATCGGTTATAGATTCCATCACAGTGTTTGTTTACAGAAAAGGCGAGAGGCTAATTGATGGTTCAGAGTGCTCTGTTTGCCTCGCTGAGTTTCAAGAAAACGACTCTCTCAGGCTGTTACCAAAGTGCAGTCACGCCTTTCACATCCCTTGCATTGACACGTGGCTTAGATCGCACAAGAATTGCCCTCTCTGCCGCGCACCCGTTCTTCATGATTCCGGTGCGGCAACTGCTATTAGTACGGAGGTGATAGTTCCCGAGGCTGATTCAAATGGTTCTGGTGAGAATCaagagaatggtgagagtagttCAGTGAGGAATATTGGAGATGAGGATGATGGGGGTGAAGATGGAGAAACCCTAGAAAAGATGAATAGGCACAGAGATGCTTCGATTACACAACCAATGAGGAGGTCGGTTTCCATGGATTCATCATCCATGTTTCGTGATTTGAATTCTGATGATCAAGATGACAAAATCACCAATTCAAGTTCAAGAATATACAAACTGGCTTCAATAGCATTTCAGAAGAGGCCTAGAAGCCCTTTTTCACATAACAGGAAATGCTCCACTTCTACACACTCTAGGAGCCACAGTTCAACTCTCCCTTTGTAG